The Eubacteriaceae bacterium Marseille-Q4139 genome has a window encoding:
- a CDS encoding aspartate kinase, with the protein MKKVVKFGGSSLASARQFKKVKAIIDADRSRAFVVPSAPGKRDVKDTKVTDLLYQCYDAASTGQSYIRILDQIRKRFQDIIDGLDLNLNLDFEFDKIEENFVAGAGRDYAASRGEYLNGLIMSAYLGFPFIDAAEVIFFDETGAFLSEETNRELEERLAQYKQAVIPGFYGSKPDGSIATFSRGGSDITGSLVARALHADLYENWTDVSGFLVADPRIVENPVPIETITYKELRELSYMGASVLHEDSIFPVRKEGIPINIRNTNKPEAPGTMIVEDTSKKPRYIITGVAGKKGFCAVNIEKAMMNMEIGFGRKVLEVFEKCGLSFEHAPSGIDTMTVFVHQEEFQEKEQSVIAGIHRAVKPDSVDLESDLALVAVVGRGMKSARGTAGRVFSALAHARINVKMIDQGSSEMNIIIGVQNEDFENAVRAIYDIFIKTEL; encoded by the coding sequence ATGAAAAAAGTTGTAAAATTCGGCGGCAGCTCCTTAGCCAGCGCCCGCCAGTTTAAAAAGGTAAAGGCAATCATTGATGCGGATCGGTCGCGGGCGTTTGTCGTCCCGTCGGCTCCCGGGAAACGCGACGTCAAGGACACGAAGGTCACAGACCTTCTCTACCAGTGCTACGACGCCGCTTCCACCGGCCAGAGCTATATCCGCATCCTCGATCAGATCAGAAAAAGGTTCCAGGATATCATCGACGGCCTGGATCTCAACCTGAACCTGGATTTTGAATTTGACAAAATAGAAGAAAACTTCGTCGCCGGCGCAGGAAGGGATTACGCCGCCTCCCGCGGGGAATATTTAAACGGCCTTATCATGTCCGCCTACCTCGGCTTTCCGTTCATCGACGCAGCCGAAGTGATCTTTTTTGATGAAACCGGCGCATTCCTCTCTGAGGAGACGAACAGAGAGCTGGAGGAACGGCTGGCCCAATATAAGCAGGCCGTCATCCCCGGCTTCTACGGCTCAAAGCCGGACGGTTCCATCGCCACCTTCTCAAGGGGCGGCTCCGACATCACCGGCTCTCTGGTGGCCCGGGCGCTTCACGCCGATCTCTACGAAAACTGGACGGACGTGTCCGGCTTCCTTGTGGCTGATCCCAGAATCGTGGAAAATCCGGTTCCCATCGAGACTATCACGTATAAGGAACTCCGGGAGCTGTCCTACATGGGCGCCAGCGTACTCCATGAGGACTCCATTTTCCCCGTCCGCAAGGAGGGCATCCCAATCAACATCCGGAATACCAACAAGCCGGAGGCGCCGGGAACCATGATCGTGGAAGACACCTCCAAAAAGCCCCGCTACATCATCACCGGCGTGGCCGGAAAAAAGGGCTTCTGTGCCGTCAACATCGAAAAAGCCATGATGAACATGGAAATCGGCTTCGGCCGCAAGGTGCTGGAGGTCTTTGAAAAATGCGGCCTCTCCTTTGAGCATGCACCGTCCGGTATCGACACCATGACCGTCTTCGTCCATCAGGAGGAATTCCAGGAAAAAGAGCAGTCTGTCATCGCCGGGATCCACCGGGCCGTAAAGCCGGATTCTGTGGATCTGGAATCAGATCTGGCCCTCGTCGCTGTCGTGGGCCGCGGCATGAAATCTGCCCGCGGGACGGCCGGCCGCGTCTTCTCCGCCCTGGCCCATGCCAGAATCAACGTGAAGATGATCGACCAGGGCTCCAGCGAAATGAACATCATCATCGGCGTCCAGAACGAGGACTTTGAAAACGCCGTCCGCGCTATCTACGATATCTTTATTAAAACAGAGCTTTAA
- the rpiB gene encoding ribose 5-phosphate isomerase B, translated as MKIAMGNDHSAVEMKNIIKEHLISKGYEVMDLGTNSEESCDYPVYGEKVGRAVASGEADLGIAICGTGVGISLAANKVKGIRACVCSEPYTAKLSRMHNNSNVLAFGARVVGSELAKMIVDEWLAAEFEGGRHQRRVDLIMAIEGKDE; from the coding sequence ATGAAGATTGCAATGGGAAATGACCACTCCGCGGTGGAGATGAAAAATATCATCAAGGAACATCTGATTTCAAAGGGATATGAAGTCATGGATCTCGGGACGAACTCCGAGGAGAGCTGTGACTACCCGGTTTACGGCGAGAAAGTGGGACGTGCCGTGGCATCCGGCGAGGCGGATCTCGGTATCGCCATCTGCGGAACCGGCGTCGGGATTTCCCTGGCGGCCAACAAGGTAAAGGGCATCCGCGCCTGCGTGTGCAGCGAGCCCTACACGGCAAAGCTTTCCAGGATGCACAACAATTCCAATGTGCTGGCCTTCGGCGCAAGAGTCGTCGGAAGCGAACTGGCGAAGATGATCGTGGACGAGTGGCTGGCGGCAGAGTTTGAAGGCGGCCGCCACCAGAGACGCGTTGACCTGATTATGGCGATTGAGGGAAAAGACGAATAG